Proteins from a genomic interval of Polaribacter sp. Q13:
- a CDS encoding alpha-amylase family glycosyl hydrolase translates to MKKITFLILFITSFTFSQVQNVTFSVSPATFNETDPITITVSNITAASWGVSDIYLWSWSYDINDANSIDSPNNGSWTNSNEAQKLTKNNNDTYSITFTPTTFYNRTGLGRIGMLVKAKDGSGDKKSQDQYFEVGAYQLTLNSPSTATTILNSGETLPIAATTSLSSNFSLKANGAVINQQNNITSYSFSPTVTENTTYILEATNNGETKSTTFQAIVKPTVSEAVVPAGMKDGINLNTSDNTKATLVFYAPNKEFVHIIGSFNNWQINNTYLLKKDSTKDRFWIELTGLTPQTDYMYQYIINADLRVADPYSTVILDESNDQYINATTYPNLPSYPTGKTNHAVTLLRTGDTPYAWQNTSFTKPAKTDLVIYELLIRDFDALHSYDAVKARLDYLEELGINAIEFLPVMEFDGNESWGYNPSFHMALDKYYGNTTAFKQFIDECHRRGIAVIIDVAFNHASGQNPYYRMYNTDNGGYGGQASVDSPFFNQTATHSYSVFNDFNHAKQATKDYVKRVTQYWIDEYKIDGFRWDLTKGFTQNCSDSDQNCTNAYQQDRVDVLKEYADNQWEIDPSFYIIFEHLGTNAEETEWVNYKLDEGKGIMVWGNHNHQYNQATMGFGSDADFSWISYKNRGWSVPANVSYMESHDEERLMYKNLQYGNSSGSYNIKNLNTALEREELAGAFYFTIPGPKMIWQFGELGYDISIEQNGRTGNKPILWNYLANENRRAVKETWSKLIKLKLQYDIFETSDFTLDVGNANGLNTIHLTDAAASDIQNIVIIGNFGVTTQSISPAFQQTGTWYNLLKNNTTISVTNTTSTISLAPGEFKVYANNPASLSSDDFTVDNISSMKLYPNPAKTHFVLSDKTNEVTIFDVTGKQVKSFSNEVIKTNYFEISTLKKGIYFIKIEDSKNQVLTKKLIVN, encoded by the coding sequence ATGAAAAAAATTACTTTTTTAATCTTATTTATAACCAGTTTTACTTTTAGCCAGGTACAGAATGTTACTTTTTCTGTTTCTCCTGCTACTTTTAATGAAACTGATCCCATAACAATTACAGTATCTAATATTACAGCTGCTTCATGGGGAGTTTCAGATATCTATTTATGGTCTTGGTCTTATGATATCAATGATGCCAATTCTATAGATTCTCCAAACAACGGAAGTTGGACAAATTCTAACGAAGCTCAAAAACTAACAAAAAATAACAATGACACTTACTCTATAACTTTTACACCAACCACCTTTTATAACAGAACAGGTCTTGGACGAATTGGAATGTTAGTAAAGGCAAAAGATGGTTCTGGTGATAAAAAATCTCAAGACCAATATTTTGAGGTTGGTGCTTATCAATTAACTTTAAATTCACCATCTACAGCTACAACAATATTAAATTCTGGAGAAACATTACCAATTGCTGCAACAACTTCATTATCATCAAACTTTAGCTTAAAAGCAAATGGAGCTGTTATTAATCAACAAAATAACATAACATCATATAGCTTTTCTCCTACCGTAACAGAAAATACTACTTATATTTTAGAAGCTACAAATAACGGAGAAACAAAAAGCACAACGTTTCAAGCAATTGTAAAACCAACGGTTTCAGAAGCCGTTGTTCCTGCAGGTATGAAAGACGGAATTAACTTAAACACATCAGACAATACAAAAGCTACTTTAGTGTTTTATGCGCCCAATAAGGAGTTTGTGCATATAATTGGTAGTTTTAACAACTGGCAAATCAACAATACTTATTTATTAAAAAAAGACAGTACTAAAGATCGCTTTTGGATTGAATTAACTGGTTTAACTCCGCAAACAGATTATATGTATCAATATATAATTAATGCCGATTTAAGAGTTGCAGACCCATACTCTACCGTTATTTTAGATGAATCTAACGATCAATATATAAACGCAACTACATATCCCAACTTACCAAGTTATCCAACAGGAAAAACAAACCACGCAGTAACTTTATTAAGAACAGGAGACACTCCTTATGCTTGGCAAAACACTTCTTTTACCAAACCTGCAAAAACAGACCTAGTTATTTACGAACTTTTAATAAGAGATTTTGATGCCTTGCATTCTTATGATGCTGTAAAAGCAAGATTAGATTATTTAGAAGAATTAGGCATTAATGCCATCGAGTTTTTACCAGTTATGGAATTTGACGGCAATGAATCTTGGGGCTACAATCCTTCTTTTCACATGGCTTTAGACAAATATTATGGTAATACCACTGCTTTTAAACAATTTATAGATGAATGCCATAGAAGAGGAATCGCTGTAATTATAGATGTTGCTTTTAATCATGCTTCTGGCCAAAATCCATACTACAGAATGTACAATACAGATAATGGTGGTTATGGAGGACAAGCAAGTGTAGATAGTCCTTTTTTCAATCAAACAGCTACACACTCTTACAGTGTTTTCAATGATTTTAATCACGCTAAACAAGCCACTAAAGACTACGTAAAAAGAGTTACTCAATATTGGATTGATGAATATAAAATTGATGGTTTCCGTTGGGATTTAACAAAAGGATTTACTCAAAACTGTTCTGATTCTGACCAAAATTGTACAAACGCTTACCAACAAGATAGAGTTGATGTTTTAAAAGAATATGCAGATAACCAATGGGAAATAGACCCCAGTTTTTATATCATTTTCGAACATTTAGGTACCAATGCAGAAGAAACAGAATGGGTAAATTATAAATTAGACGAAGGAAAAGGAATTATGGTTTGGGGCAATCACAACCATCAATATAACCAAGCTACTATGGGCTTTGGTAGTGATGCAGATTTCTCTTGGATTTCTTATAAAAATAGAGGTTGGTCTGTACCTGCAAATGTAAGTTATATGGAAAGCCATGATGAAGAGCGTTTAATGTACAAGAATCTACAATATGGTAATTCTAGTGGTAGCTACAATATTAAAAACCTTAATACCGCTTTAGAAAGAGAAGAATTAGCTGGTGCCTTTTATTTTACTATTCCAGGTCCAAAAATGATTTGGCAATTTGGCGAATTGGGTTATGATATTTCTATAGAACAAAATGGAAGAACGGGTAATAAACCTATTTTATGGAATTATTTAGCAAACGAAAACAGAAGAGCTGTTAAAGAAACTTGGTCTAAATTAATTAAATTAAAACTACAATATGATATTTTTGAGACTTCAGATTTCACGTTAGATGTTGGTAATGCTAACGGATTAAATACCATTCACTTAACAGATGCAGCTGCTTCAGACATACAAAACATTGTTATTATAGGAAACTTTGGCGTAACAACTCAAAGTATTTCTCCTGCTTTTCAACAAACGGGTACTTGGTACAATTTACTAAAAAATAACACTACTATTTCTGTTACCAATACAACGAGTACTATTTCTTTAGCACCCGGAGAATTTAAAGTGTATGCAAATAATCCTGCTTCTCTTTCTTCGGATGATTTTACAGTTGATAATATAAGTTCTATGAAACTGTATCCAAATCCGGCTAAAACACACTTTGTTCTTTCTGATAAAACAAATGAAGTGACCATTTTTGATGTTACCGGAAAACAAGTAAAATCCTTTTCTAATGAAGTGATAAAAACAAATTACTTTGAAATATCAACTTTAAAAAAAGGTATTTATTTTATAAAAATTGAAGATTCAAAAAATCAAGTTTTAACTAAAAAGTTGATTGTGAATTAA
- a CDS encoding DUF1569 domain-containing protein, translating to MKNIFEKEITNEVIKRINNLTTSTKPTWGKMSVSQMLSHCSVSYEMVYTDKYPKPNAFTKWILKMFVKKIVVSEKPYAKNGKTAAQFIISDDKEFEVEKKILIDYITKTQELGEAYFEGKESHSFGELTAVEWNNSFYKHLDHHLTQFGV from the coding sequence ATGAAAAATATTTTTGAGAAAGAAATCACCAATGAAGTTATTAAAAGAATTAATAATTTAACAACGTCCACAAAACCAACTTGGGGTAAAATGTCTGTTTCACAAATGTTATCGCATTGTTCTGTAAGTTATGAAATGGTTTATACGGATAAATATCCAAAGCCAAATGCATTTACCAAATGGATACTAAAAATGTTTGTGAAAAAGATTGTTGTTTCGGAAAAACCGTATGCTAAAAATGGAAAAACCGCTGCTCAATTCATTATTTCTGATGATAAGGAGTTTGAGGTTGAAAAGAAAATTTTAATAGATTATATAACTAAAACGCAAGAATTAGGAGAAGCTTATTTTGAAGGAAAGGAATCTCATTCTTTTGGGGAGTTAACTGCCGTAGAGTGGAATAATTCGTTCTATAAACATTTAGATCATCATTTAACTCAGTTTGGAGTTTAA
- the holA gene encoding DNA polymerase III subunit delta: MNEIRSIVSEIKKGNIKPIYFLMGDEPYYIDKISDYIEENVLDESEKGFNQQVMYGRDASIEDIVSSAKRYPMMAERQVIIVKEAQDLSRNIEKLVSYAENPQPTTVLVFNYKYKKLDKRKKLHKVIAKTGLVYESKKLYENQVSDWIRRVLSGKKYQIEPKASQMLVEFLGTDLSKISNELDKLMLILPKDTIIDDKHIEDNIGISKDFNNFELRKSVGEKNIVKANRIINYFAENPKNNPLVMTISLLNGFFTQLLLFHGLKDKSKGSVAKSLGVSPYFVDEYFLAAKNYPMRKVAQVIAFLRDADVKSKGVGASQTQKDILKELLFKILH, translated from the coding sequence ATGAACGAAATAAGAAGTATTGTTTCAGAGATAAAGAAAGGGAATATAAAGCCTATTTATTTTTTAATGGGTGATGAGCCTTATTATATTGATAAAATTTCTGATTATATAGAAGAAAATGTTTTAGATGAATCCGAAAAAGGGTTCAATCAGCAAGTAATGTATGGGAGAGATGCTAGTATAGAAGATATTGTTTCTTCGGCAAAACGCTACCCAATGATGGCCGAAAGACAAGTTATAATTGTAAAAGAAGCGCAAGATCTAAGCAGAAATATAGAAAAGTTAGTTTCTTATGCAGAAAATCCGCAACCAACCACTGTTTTAGTTTTTAATTATAAGTATAAAAAATTAGATAAGCGAAAAAAATTGCACAAAGTAATCGCTAAAACAGGTTTAGTTTACGAAAGTAAAAAGCTGTATGAAAATCAGGTTTCAGATTGGATTCGTAGAGTATTAAGTGGTAAAAAATATCAAATAGAGCCGAAAGCTTCTCAAATGTTAGTAGAATTTTTAGGTACAGATTTAAGTAAAATATCTAATGAATTAGATAAATTAATGCTAATTCTACCTAAAGATACTATAATTGATGACAAACATATTGAAGATAATATTGGTATTTCTAAGGACTTTAATAATTTTGAATTACGAAAGTCGGTAGGAGAAAAAAATATTGTAAAAGCGAATAGAATTATAAATTATTTTGCAGAAAATCCTAAAAATAACCCTTTGGTAATGACGATTTCTTTATTAAATGGTTTCTTTACACAACTGCTATTATTTCATGGATTAAAAGATAAGTCTAAAGGATCTGTAGCAAAATCACTTGGCGTGAGTCCGTATTTTGTAGATGAATATTTTTTGGCTGCTAAGAATTATCCGATGCGAAAAGTAGCGCAAGTAATTGCTTTTTTGCGAGATGCAGACGTAAAGAGTAAAGGAGTAGGAGCAAGCCAAACTCAAAAAGATATTTTAAAAGAACTATTATTTAAAATACTACATTAA
- a CDS encoding type I restriction enzyme HsdR N-terminal domain-containing protein: MQKLNLPTYNFKLKSSENKTLIFDNLRKKYMVLTPEEWVRQHYVHFLIDEKKYPTSLIALEKQLTINNRKKRTDILVFNKEGNHEIIVECKAPSIKITQDTFDQIARYNLKLKATFLIVTNGLEHFYCKMDFENETYIFLKEIPNYK; encoded by the coding sequence ATGCAAAAACTCAACCTACCAACTTATAACTTCAAGCTCAAAAGTAGCGAAAATAAGACGCTTATTTTTGATAATTTGAGAAAAAAATATATGGTTTTAACTCCAGAAGAATGGGTTAGACAGCATTATGTACATTTTTTGATCGATGAAAAAAAATATCCTACTTCTTTAATTGCTTTAGAAAAACAGTTAACCATTAATAATCGCAAAAAAAGAACTGACATTTTAGTTTTTAATAAAGAAGGAAATCATGAAATTATTGTAGAATGCAAAGCACCTTCTATTAAAATTACACAAGATACTTTTGATCAAATTGCTCGTTATAACTTAAAATTAAAAGCTACATTTTTAATAGTTACCAATGGTTTAGAGCATTTTTACTGCAAAATGGATTTTGAAAATGAGACATATATTTTTCTAAAAGAAATACCTAATTATAAATAA
- a CDS encoding glycosyltransferase family 2 protein, which produces MKIAIVILNWNGQKLLEQFLPSVLNFSSQEADIYIADNASTDSSIKYVKEFFPSVKIVENIVNGGYAKGYNDALKRIDADIYCLLNSDVEVTENWLKPIISVFKSEENTAIIQPKLLDFKDKTKFEYAGAAGGFVDLYGYPYCRGRIFNELETDNGQFNDEATIFWASGACLFIRSKVYHLLGGLDEDYFAHQEEIDLCWRAQNRGYKVKYVGTSTVYHIGGATLQETNPHKTYLNFRNSLLNVVKNVPKKWFLFVIFSRLILDGIAGLKFLLEFNPIHTWAIIKAHFSFYKNFFKFLGKRRVLQKKQEYNLHTSIVWQYFALGRKKFDDLK; this is translated from the coding sequence TTGAAAATAGCAATTGTCATATTAAATTGGAATGGTCAAAAACTGTTAGAACAGTTCTTGCCATCGGTTCTGAATTTTAGTTCGCAAGAAGCGGATATTTATATAGCAGACAATGCTTCTACAGATTCTTCAATTAAATATGTGAAAGAATTTTTTCCTTCAGTTAAAATTGTAGAAAACATTGTAAATGGCGGTTATGCAAAAGGGTATAATGATGCTTTGAAAAGAATAGATGCAGATATTTATTGCCTCTTAAATTCTGATGTTGAGGTTACGGAAAATTGGCTGAAACCCATTATTTCTGTTTTTAAAAGTGAAGAAAATACGGCTATTATTCAACCTAAATTATTAGATTTTAAAGACAAAACAAAATTTGAATATGCGGGTGCTGCTGGAGGTTTTGTAGATTTATACGGATATCCTTATTGTAGAGGTCGTATTTTTAATGAATTAGAAACCGATAATGGTCAATTTAATGATGAAGCTACTATTTTTTGGGCTTCAGGAGCTTGTCTATTTATTCGATCTAAAGTATATCACCTATTAGGTGGTTTAGATGAAGATTATTTTGCACATCAAGAAGAAATAGATTTATGCTGGAGAGCACAAAATAGAGGTTACAAGGTAAAATACGTAGGTACTTCTACTGTTTATCATATTGGCGGAGCCACTTTGCAAGAAACAAATCCGCACAAAACATATTTAAACTTTAGAAATAGCTTATTGAATGTAGTAAAAAATGTTCCTAAAAAATGGTTTCTATTCGTTATTTTTTCTCGTTTAATTTTAGACGGAATTGCAGGTCTTAAGTTTCTATTAGAGTTCAATCCCATACATACTTGGGCCATCATTAAAGCACATTTTAGCTTTTATAAAAACTTCTTTAAATTTTTAGGTAAACGTAGAGTTTTACAAAAGAAACAAGAGTACAATCTACACACAAGTATTGTTTGGCAATATTTTGCTCTTGGCAGAAAAAAGTTTGATGATTTAAAGTAA
- a CDS encoding L-threonylcarbamoyladenylate synthase encodes MAEFIKIYNENPNQKEIDKVVRVLKHGGLVIYPTDTVYGLGCDITNNKALEKIAQIKGVKLEKANFSFICNNLSHLSDYIKQIDSATFKVLKRALPGPYTFILPGSNNLPKVFKKKKTVGIRIPDNNIIRTLVEVLGNPIVSTSIRDEDEVLEYTTDPELIFEKWGKLVDIVIDGGYGDNQGSTIIDFTEGYPEVIREGKGSLEIL; translated from the coding sequence ATGGCAGAATTTATTAAAATATATAATGAGAACCCAAACCAAAAGGAAATAGACAAAGTTGTTAGGGTTTTAAAACATGGCGGTTTGGTAATTTACCCAACAGATACTGTTTATGGCTTAGGTTGTGATATTACTAATAATAAGGCTTTAGAAAAGATTGCTCAGATTAAAGGTGTAAAGTTAGAAAAAGCTAATTTTTCTTTTATATGCAATAATTTAAGCCATTTATCAGATTATATAAAACAAATAGATAGCGCTACTTTTAAAGTGCTTAAAAGGGCGTTACCAGGTCCTTATACCTTTATTTTACCAGGAAGTAATAATTTACCGAAAGTTTTTAAAAAGAAAAAAACGGTAGGTATTCGTATTCCTGATAATAATATTATTAGAACTTTAGTAGAAGTGTTGGGCAACCCAATAGTGTCTACTTCTATTAGAGATGAAGATGAAGTTTTAGAATATACGACAGATCCAGAATTAATTTTTGAAAAATGGGGTAAGTTAGTAGATATTGTTATTGATGGGGGTTATGGAGATAATCAAGGATCTACGATTATAGATTTTACTGAAGGCTACCCAGAAGTAATAAGAGAAGGCAAAGGGAGTTTAGAAATTTTGTAA
- a CDS encoding response regulator transcription factor has protein sequence MGSKKILLVEDDPNFGTVLKDYLALNDYNVTHAKDGIEGLIMFKNSDYDLCILDVMMPRKDGFSLAQDIRTTNKEVPIIFLTAKTLKEDVLRGYAVGADDYLNKPFDSEVLLHKIKAILQRKDTDKTAESEQFEFVIGGFFFNSKLRHLSVGKEGEPIKLSPKESKLLRMLAIHKNDLMPRELALTKIWRDDNYFTSRSMDVYIAKLRKYLKPDEKVEILNIHGEGFRMVDKS, from the coding sequence ATGGGAAGTAAAAAAATTTTATTAGTTGAAGATGATCCAAATTTTGGAACGGTCTTAAAAGATTATTTAGCATTAAATGATTACAATGTAACTCATGCTAAAGATGGAATAGAAGGATTAATCATGTTTAAAAACAGTGATTATGATTTATGTATATTAGATGTTATGATGCCTCGTAAAGATGGATTTTCTCTTGCACAAGATATTAGAACCACCAATAAAGAAGTGCCAATTATTTTCTTAACAGCAAAAACTTTAAAAGAAGATGTTTTAAGAGGATATGCTGTTGGTGCAGATGATTATTTAAATAAGCCGTTCGATTCGGAAGTATTATTGCATAAAATTAAGGCCATTTTACAACGAAAAGATACAGATAAAACTGCAGAGTCAGAACAATTCGAATTTGTAATTGGAGGTTTTTTCTTCAATTCTAAGTTAAGACATTTATCTGTTGGAAAAGAAGGAGAACCTATTAAATTATCTCCAAAAGAAAGTAAATTGTTACGTATGTTGGCAATTCATAAAAATGATTTAATGCCAAGAGAATTGGCTTTGACAAAAATATGGAGAGACGACAATTATTTTACGTCTAGAAGTATGGATGTTTATATAGCAAAACTACGTAAATACCTAAAACCCGATGAAAAGGTAGAAATTTTAAATATACATGGTGAAGGATTTAGAATGGTAGATAAATCTTAA
- a CDS encoding sensor histidine kinase KdpD, which produces MGKKMFVLIVVLMSISLIGIIAVQMYWINNAVASKNEQFKNEVQKSLGGVSQKINEKEKAFFDKKMENFFENVGLANDAQIRNYLFQEIDTTSKERFSLGTTYLEENFKLPTDFLDNDSIIVKRVTGRQDFFHSRLIKGVDNAFSSTDEKRYSFTKRFKEIENAYNSPYFEYYKKNKPIHQRISNNDLKVTIKTALAKRNIFLDFKYGVYSKDGLATKLKSGYYTINKKESYRYPLFFNENGHVEYELYVTFPSKNEHILSGISNILLLSLFFIFIIIIAFSSSLYQLVRQKKISEIKTDFINNMTHEFKTPIATINLALDSIKNPKIINDKDKVLRYVQMIRDENKRMHSQVENVLRISRLEKNQLDISKETIDMHDVIEDAITHVSLLIQDRKGTLETHFEAIITEIPGNEFHLTNIIVNILENGLKYSEGAPKIEVYTESTNKFFIFKVKDYGIGMSKAVQKNVFDKFYREQRGNIHDVKGHGLGLAYVKEIVEKHHGTVVVESEKGVGSTFTVKLPLI; this is translated from the coding sequence ATGGGTAAGAAAATGTTTGTTCTTATTGTAGTTTTAATGAGCATTTCTTTAATAGGAATTATTGCTGTGCAGATGTATTGGATAAACAATGCTGTGGCAAGTAAGAATGAACAATTTAAGAATGAAGTTCAAAAATCTTTAGGAGGTGTATCTCAAAAAATCAATGAGAAAGAAAAGGCCTTTTTTGATAAAAAAATGGAGAACTTTTTCGAAAATGTAGGTTTAGCAAATGATGCTCAAATTAGAAATTACCTTTTTCAAGAAATAGATACTACATCGAAAGAGCGATTTTCTTTAGGAACAACCTATTTAGAAGAAAATTTTAAGTTACCAACAGATTTTTTAGATAATGATTCTATTATTGTAAAAAGAGTTACAGGAAGGCAAGATTTTTTTCATTCTAGATTAATTAAAGGTGTAGATAACGCTTTTTCTTCTACAGATGAAAAAAGATACTCTTTTACTAAAAGATTTAAGGAAATTGAAAATGCGTATAATTCTCCATATTTTGAATACTATAAAAAGAATAAACCGATTCATCAAAGAATAAGTAATAATGATTTAAAGGTTACTATAAAAACGGCATTAGCAAAACGAAATATATTTTTAGATTTTAAATATGGGGTTTATAGTAAGGATGGTTTAGCAACAAAACTAAAGTCTGGTTATTATACGATTAATAAAAAGGAGAGCTATCGGTATCCACTTTTTTTTAACGAAAATGGACACGTTGAGTATGAGTTATATGTAACATTTCCGTCTAAAAATGAACACATACTTTCTGGTATTTCAAATATTTTATTACTGTCTTTGTTTTTTATCTTTATTATTATAATTGCCTTTTCAAGTTCTTTATATCAATTGGTAAGACAAAAGAAAATATCAGAAATTAAAACTGATTTTATTAATAACATGACACATGAGTTTAAAACTCCTATAGCTACTATTAATTTAGCTTTAGATTCTATTAAGAATCCTAAGATTATTAATGATAAGGACAAAGTTTTACGCTATGTGCAAATGATTAGAGATGAAAATAAAAGAATGCATTCTCAGGTAGAAAATGTCTTAAGAATATCTAGGTTAGAGAAAAATCAATTAGATATTAGTAAGGAAACTATTGATATGCACGATGTAATAGAAGATGCAATAACACACGTAAGCTTATTAATACAAGATAGAAAAGGAACATTAGAGACTCATTTTGAAGCGATTATCACAGAAATTCCAGGGAACGAATTTCATTTAACAAATATAATTGTCAACATATTAGAAAATGGTTTAAAATATTCTGAAGGGGCTCCAAAAATTGAAGTTTATACAGAAAGTACAAATAAGTTCTTTATCTTTAAAGTAAAGGATTATGGAATAGGAATGAGTAAGGCCGTACAAAAAAACGTTTTTGATAAGTTTTATAGAGAGCAAAGAGGAAATATACATGATGTAAAAGGACATGGACTTGGTTTAGCCTATGTAAAAGAAATAGTAGAAAAACATCATGGTACAGTTGTCGTAGAAAGCGAAAAAGGAGTAGGAAGTACATTTACAGTAAAATTACCTTTAATTTAA
- the coaE gene encoding dephospho-CoA kinase (Dephospho-CoA kinase (CoaE) performs the final step in coenzyme A biosynthesis.): MVVGLTGGIGSGKTTVANFFAKFDTVAIYNADFEAKKLINASSRIKAKIIEFFGKESYQDNQLNRPFIANLVFQDKSKLAALNAIVHPEVKNHFQQFVHQHANKEYILYENAILFESKSNLKCDIIISVYAPLSVRIERTMLRDHSSKKDVENRIKNQWLEDKKLLQSNYVITNLSKENTEFQVINIHNILTKKYC; the protein is encoded by the coding sequence ATGGTTGTAGGTTTAACAGGTGGCATTGGTAGTGGTAAAACGACTGTAGCTAATTTTTTTGCTAAATTTGATACAGTTGCTATTTACAATGCAGATTTTGAGGCCAAAAAGTTAATTAATGCTTCCTCAAGAATTAAAGCTAAAATTATTGAGTTTTTTGGTAAAGAATCTTATCAGGATAATCAATTAAATAGACCTTTTATAGCAAACCTTGTTTTTCAGGATAAAAGCAAATTAGCGGCCTTAAATGCAATTGTACACCCAGAGGTTAAAAATCATTTTCAACAATTTGTACATCAGCATGCAAATAAAGAGTATATATTATATGAAAATGCTATTCTTTTTGAAAGTAAAAGTAATTTAAAGTGCGATATTATTATTTCTGTTTATGCTCCTCTAAGTGTTAGAATAGAAAGAACAATGTTAAGAGATCATAGCTCTAAAAAGGATGTGGAAAACAGAATAAAAAACCAATGGTTAGAAGATAAAAAACTACTACAATCTAACTACGTTATTACCAATTTAAGTAAAGAAAATACTGAATTTCAAGTTATTAATATCCATAATATTTTAACAAAAAAATACTGTTGA
- a CDS encoding CdaR family protein, whose translation MIKNKKISKSFIGFLIASILMWFLITLSKEYVTTLTFPVKYTNIPQDKLLQKKPIKEIDIIVKSSGFNIISSNFGDKSIALNANSLLKKSSSKYYFLTRNQVNTIQKQLPSGVQLQEIVLDTIYLDIGTLTSKKVPLKPNLDINYHIGYDILEPVVVKPDSILISGPEAQINKITSINLKLLKLDDVRSDFSKQVEIILPKNSSNIKVKSTFAAISGKVEKFTEGTLEIPFLVKNLPEGVTITTLNKTVEVVYVVGLSNFNKIDKNFFKVVCDYNVTKENNLDYLLPKVIGSPDYVKSFKIIPNKIDFLIQK comes from the coding sequence TTGATAAAGAATAAAAAAATATCGAAAAGTTTTATAGGTTTTTTAATAGCATCTATTTTAATGTGGTTTTTAATTACGCTCTCTAAAGAGTATGTTACAACATTAACTTTTCCTGTAAAATACACAAATATTCCACAAGATAAGTTGTTGCAGAAAAAACCAATAAAAGAAATAGATATTATTGTAAAATCGTCTGGATTTAATATTATAAGCTCTAATTTTGGTGATAAAAGTATTGCCTTAAATGCAAATAGTTTACTTAAAAAATCTTCTAGTAAGTATTATTTTTTAACAAGAAATCAGGTAAACACTATTCAAAAACAATTGCCTTCTGGTGTTCAATTACAAGAAATTGTTTTAGATACTATTTACTTAGATATTGGCACTTTAACATCTAAGAAAGTGCCCTTAAAGCCTAATTTAGATATTAATTATCATATTGGTTATGATATTTTAGAGCCTGTAGTTGTAAAACCAGATAGTATTTTAATTTCTGGACCAGAAGCTCAAATAAATAAGATAACATCCATCAATTTAAAATTATTAAAATTAGATGATGTTCGGTCAGATTTCTCGAAACAAGTAGAAATTATATTACCTAAAAACTCGAGTAATATTAAAGTAAAATCAACATTTGCAGCAATAAGTGGTAAAGTAGAAAAATTTACAGAAGGCACTTTAGAAATTCCGTTTTTAGTAAAAAACCTTCCAGAAGGTGTAACTATTACTACACTAAATAAAACTGTAGAAGTTGTTTATGTGGTGGGGCTGTCTAACTTTAATAAAATTGATAAAAACTTTTTTAAAGTTGTTTGTGATTACAATGTTACTAAAGAGAATAACCTGGATTATTTGTTACCCAAAGTAATAGGGAGTCCAGATTATGTTAAAAGTTTTAAAATAATTCCTAATAAAATAGATTTTTTAATTCAAAAATAA
- the yajC gene encoding preprotein translocase subunit YajC yields the protein MISTVIFLQEGVGSLMSMLPFLAIIVVFYFFMIRPQMNRQKKEKAFQAEIKKGAKVVTSSGIHGKIAEINATEGTVTVETGAGKIKFERSAISMELTNKKLAPAKK from the coding sequence ATGATATCAACTGTAATATTTTTACAAGAAGGAGTAGGTAGTTTAATGAGTATGTTACCTTTTTTAGCAATTATTGTAGTGTTCTATTTTTTTATGATTAGACCACAAATGAATCGCCAAAAAAAGGAAAAAGCTTTTCAGGCTGAAATTAAAAAAGGCGCAAAAGTGGTAACATCTAGTGGAATTCATGGTAAAATAGCAGAAATAAATGCTACAGAAGGTACGGTAACGGTAGAAACAGGAGCAGGGAAAATTAAGTTTGAACGCTCTGCAATTTCTATGGAATTGACCAATAAAAAATTAGCTCCAGCTAAAAAATAA